A genomic region of Tamandua tetradactyla isolate mTamTet1 chromosome 2, mTamTet1.pri, whole genome shotgun sequence contains the following coding sequences:
- the TLR4 gene encoding toll-like receptor 4 isoform X2 has protein sequence MIDDDAFQGLHHLSTLILTGNPIKNLALGAFSGLSSLQKLVAVETNLASLEDFPIRHLKTLKELNVAHNIICSFKLPEYFSSLPNLEQLDLSNNQIQSIYQEDLQILHQMPLPQLSLDLSLNPIKFIQPGAFKGITLHQLTLRNSFDSIDVMKTCIQSLAGLKIHRLVLGEFRNERNWEDFDISALEGLCDITIEEFKIVYLRDALTDVGLFNCLANVSAISLVSVQIHRFKDFPKDSKWQALEFVSCKFDQFPKLEIFSLKRLIFTANRGSDTFVNYELPNLEFLDLSRNGLSFKGCCSHSDLGTTRLKYLDMSYNDIITMGSNFQGLEQLEHLDFRHSKLTRASEFSVFLSLNKLLYLDISYTHTQVAFHGIFDGLISLQVLKMAGNSFQDNVLPNILTGLANLTFVDLSECQLEQVSPGAFDSLLKLQVLNMSHNKFLTLDTLHYKHLYSLQVLDVSFNNIVAFERQELQHFPSSPALLNLTQNDFACICEYQSFLQWVKDKRQFLVEDDQILCATPSHMKGIPVLNFRNTTCQMSKTIISVSVLSVLMVSLVIVLVYKFYFHLMLLAGCKKYGGGENTYDAFVIYSSQDEDWVRNELVKNLEEGVPPFQLCLHYRDFIPGVAIAANIIQEGFHKSRKVIVVVSQHFIQSRWCIFEYEIAQTWQFLSSHAGIIFIVLQKVEKSLLRQQVELYRLLSRNTYLEWEDSALGRHIFWRRLRKALLDGKPWNPEVAADAGGNQPEAAAST, from the coding sequence ATGATCGACGATGATGCATTTCAGGGCTTACATCACCTGTCCACCTTGATATTGACAGGAAACCCTATCAAGAATTTAGCCCTGGGAGCCTTTTCTGGATTATCAAGTTTACAGAAGCTGGTAGCTGTGGAGACAAACCTAGCCTCTCTAGAGGACTTCCCCATCAGACATCTCAAAACCTTGAAAGAGCTTaatgtggctcacaatattatctgTTCCTTCAAGTTGCCTGAATATTTTTCTAGCCTTCCCAACCTGGAGCAATTGGATCTTTCTAACAACCAGATCCAAAGTATTTATCAAGAAGACTTGCAGATTCTGCATCAAATGCCCCTACCCCAACTCTCTCTAGACCTCTCCCTGAACCCTATAAAATTTATACAACCAGGTGCCTTCAAGGGGATTACACTCCATCAACTGACTTTAAGAAATAGTTTTGATAGTATCGATGTAATGAAAACATGCATTCAAAGTCTGGCTGGTTTAAAAATCCATCGGCTGGTTCTGGgagaatttagaaatgaaaggAACTGGGAAGACTTTGACATTTCTGCTCTGGAGGGACTGTGTGATATAACCATTGAAGAATTTAAGATTGTATACTTGAGAGATGCCTTGACAGATGTTGGCTTATTTAATTGCTTAGCAAATGTTTCGGCAATTTCTCTGGTGAGTGTGCAAATCCACAGGTTTAAAGACTTTCCTAAAGATTCCAAGTGGCAAGCCTTAGAATTCGTTAGCTGTAAATTTGATCAATTTCCCAAATTGGAAATTTTCTCTCTCAAAAGGCTTATTTTCACCGCGAACAGAGGTAGTGACACTTTTGTAAATTATGAGCTACCGAACCTGGAGTTTCTAGATCTCAGTAGAAATGGCCTGAGTTTCAAGGGTTGCTGCTCTCATTCAGATTTGGGGACAACCAGATTGAAGTATTTAGATATGAGCTACAATGATATTATTACCATGGGTTCAAACTTCCAAGGGTTGGAACAATTGGAGCATCTGGATTTCCGGCATTCCAAGCTAACACGTGCCAGTGAATTTTCAGTATTCCTATCACTTAATAAACTTCTATACCTTGACATTTCTTATACTCATACTCAAGTTGCCTTCCATGGCATCTTTGATGGCTTGATCAGCCTCCAAGTCTTGAAAATGGCTGGGAATTCTTTCCAGGACAATGTCCTTCCAAATATCTTAACAGGCCTGGCTAACTTGACCTTTGTTGACCTCTCTGAGTGTCAACTAGAACAGGTGTCTCCAGGAGCATTTGACTCACTCCTTAAACTTCAGGTTCTAAATATGAGTCATAACAAATTCCTGACATTGGATACACTTCATTATAAACATCTCTACTCCCTCCAGGTCCTGGATGTTAGTTTCAATAATATAGTGGCCTTTGAGAGACAAGAACTACAACATTTTCCAAGTAGTCCAGCCCTCTTAAATCTTACCCAGAATGACTTTGCTTGTATTTGTGAATACCAGAGTTTCCTGCAGTGGGTCAAGGACAAGAGGCAGTTTTTGGTGGAAGATGACCAAATACTGTGTGCCACACCTTCCCATATGAAGGGCATACCTGTGCTGAATTTTAGGAATACCACTTGTCAGATGAGCAAAACCATCATTAGTGTATCAGTGCTCAGTGTTCTTATGGTATCTCTGGTAATAGTTCTGGTCTATAAGTTCTATTTTCACCTGATGCTTCTTGCTGGCTGCAAAAAGTATGGTGGAGGAGAAAACACCTACGATGCTTTTGTTATCTACTCTAGCCAGGATGAAGACTGGGTGAGGAATGAGCTGGTAAAGAACCTGGAAGAGGGAGTACCTCCCTTTCAGCTCTGCCTTCACTATAGGGACTTTATCCCTGGTGTGGCCATTGCCGCAAACATCATCCAGGAGGGTTTCCACAAAAGCCGGAAGGTTATTGTTGTGGTGTCTCAGCACTTCATCCAGAGTCGCTGGTGTATCTTTGAGTATGAGATTGCCCAGACCTGGCAGTTTTTGAGCAGTCATGCTGGCATCATCTTCATCGTCCTGCAGAAGGTGGAGAAGTCTTTGCTCCGGCAGCAGGTGGAACTGTATCGCCTTCTCAGCAGGAACACCTACTTGGAGTGGGAGGACAGTGCCCTGGGGCGGCATATCTTCTGGAGACGTCTCAGAAAAGCCCTGCTGGATGGGAAACCGTGGAATCCAGAAGTGGCTGCAGATGCCGGGGGCAACCAGCCTGAGGCAGCCGCTTCcacctga
- the TLR4 gene encoding toll-like receptor 4 isoform X1, whose translation MMPPWHLAGTLIPAMAFLSCLRPESWDPCVEVVPNITYRCMELNLSKIPDNIPSSTKNLDLSFNPLKHLGNYSFYNFPHLHVLDLSRCEIQMIDDDAFQGLHHLSTLILTGNPIKNLALGAFSGLSSLQKLVAVETNLASLEDFPIRHLKTLKELNVAHNIICSFKLPEYFSSLPNLEQLDLSNNQIQSIYQEDLQILHQMPLPQLSLDLSLNPIKFIQPGAFKGITLHQLTLRNSFDSIDVMKTCIQSLAGLKIHRLVLGEFRNERNWEDFDISALEGLCDITIEEFKIVYLRDALTDVGLFNCLANVSAISLVSVQIHRFKDFPKDSKWQALEFVSCKFDQFPKLEIFSLKRLIFTANRGSDTFVNYELPNLEFLDLSRNGLSFKGCCSHSDLGTTRLKYLDMSYNDIITMGSNFQGLEQLEHLDFRHSKLTRASEFSVFLSLNKLLYLDISYTHTQVAFHGIFDGLISLQVLKMAGNSFQDNVLPNILTGLANLTFVDLSECQLEQVSPGAFDSLLKLQVLNMSHNKFLTLDTLHYKHLYSLQVLDVSFNNIVAFERQELQHFPSSPALLNLTQNDFACICEYQSFLQWVKDKRQFLVEDDQILCATPSHMKGIPVLNFRNTTCQMSKTIISVSVLSVLMVSLVIVLVYKFYFHLMLLAGCKKYGGGENTYDAFVIYSSQDEDWVRNELVKNLEEGVPPFQLCLHYRDFIPGVAIAANIIQEGFHKSRKVIVVVSQHFIQSRWCIFEYEIAQTWQFLSSHAGIIFIVLQKVEKSLLRQQVELYRLLSRNTYLEWEDSALGRHIFWRRLRKALLDGKPWNPEVAADAGGNQPEAAAST comes from the exons ATGATGCCTCCTTGGCACCTGGCTGGGACGCTGATACCAGCCATGGCCTTCCTCTCCTGTCTGCGACCCGAGAGCTGGGATCCCTGCGTGGAG GTGGTTCCTAATATCACTTACCGGTGCATGGAGTTGAATCTCTCCAAAATACCTGATAATATCCCCTCATCAACCAAGAACCTGGACCTGAGCTTTAACCCCCTGAAGCATTTAGGCAACTATAGCTTCTACAATTTCCCACACCTGCATGTGCTGGATTTGTCCAG GTGTGAAATTCAGATGATCGACGATGATGCATTTCAGGGCTTACATCACCTGTCCACCTTGATATTGACAGGAAACCCTATCAAGAATTTAGCCCTGGGAGCCTTTTCTGGATTATCAAGTTTACAGAAGCTGGTAGCTGTGGAGACAAACCTAGCCTCTCTAGAGGACTTCCCCATCAGACATCTCAAAACCTTGAAAGAGCTTaatgtggctcacaatattatctgTTCCTTCAAGTTGCCTGAATATTTTTCTAGCCTTCCCAACCTGGAGCAATTGGATCTTTCTAACAACCAGATCCAAAGTATTTATCAAGAAGACTTGCAGATTCTGCATCAAATGCCCCTACCCCAACTCTCTCTAGACCTCTCCCTGAACCCTATAAAATTTATACAACCAGGTGCCTTCAAGGGGATTACACTCCATCAACTGACTTTAAGAAATAGTTTTGATAGTATCGATGTAATGAAAACATGCATTCAAAGTCTGGCTGGTTTAAAAATCCATCGGCTGGTTCTGGgagaatttagaaatgaaaggAACTGGGAAGACTTTGACATTTCTGCTCTGGAGGGACTGTGTGATATAACCATTGAAGAATTTAAGATTGTATACTTGAGAGATGCCTTGACAGATGTTGGCTTATTTAATTGCTTAGCAAATGTTTCGGCAATTTCTCTGGTGAGTGTGCAAATCCACAGGTTTAAAGACTTTCCTAAAGATTCCAAGTGGCAAGCCTTAGAATTCGTTAGCTGTAAATTTGATCAATTTCCCAAATTGGAAATTTTCTCTCTCAAAAGGCTTATTTTCACCGCGAACAGAGGTAGTGACACTTTTGTAAATTATGAGCTACCGAACCTGGAGTTTCTAGATCTCAGTAGAAATGGCCTGAGTTTCAAGGGTTGCTGCTCTCATTCAGATTTGGGGACAACCAGATTGAAGTATTTAGATATGAGCTACAATGATATTATTACCATGGGTTCAAACTTCCAAGGGTTGGAACAATTGGAGCATCTGGATTTCCGGCATTCCAAGCTAACACGTGCCAGTGAATTTTCAGTATTCCTATCACTTAATAAACTTCTATACCTTGACATTTCTTATACTCATACTCAAGTTGCCTTCCATGGCATCTTTGATGGCTTGATCAGCCTCCAAGTCTTGAAAATGGCTGGGAATTCTTTCCAGGACAATGTCCTTCCAAATATCTTAACAGGCCTGGCTAACTTGACCTTTGTTGACCTCTCTGAGTGTCAACTAGAACAGGTGTCTCCAGGAGCATTTGACTCACTCCTTAAACTTCAGGTTCTAAATATGAGTCATAACAAATTCCTGACATTGGATACACTTCATTATAAACATCTCTACTCCCTCCAGGTCCTGGATGTTAGTTTCAATAATATAGTGGCCTTTGAGAGACAAGAACTACAACATTTTCCAAGTAGTCCAGCCCTCTTAAATCTTACCCAGAATGACTTTGCTTGTATTTGTGAATACCAGAGTTTCCTGCAGTGGGTCAAGGACAAGAGGCAGTTTTTGGTGGAAGATGACCAAATACTGTGTGCCACACCTTCCCATATGAAGGGCATACCTGTGCTGAATTTTAGGAATACCACTTGTCAGATGAGCAAAACCATCATTAGTGTATCAGTGCTCAGTGTTCTTATGGTATCTCTGGTAATAGTTCTGGTCTATAAGTTCTATTTTCACCTGATGCTTCTTGCTGGCTGCAAAAAGTATGGTGGAGGAGAAAACACCTACGATGCTTTTGTTATCTACTCTAGCCAGGATGAAGACTGGGTGAGGAATGAGCTGGTAAAGAACCTGGAAGAGGGAGTACCTCCCTTTCAGCTCTGCCTTCACTATAGGGACTTTATCCCTGGTGTGGCCATTGCCGCAAACATCATCCAGGAGGGTTTCCACAAAAGCCGGAAGGTTATTGTTGTGGTGTCTCAGCACTTCATCCAGAGTCGCTGGTGTATCTTTGAGTATGAGATTGCCCAGACCTGGCAGTTTTTGAGCAGTCATGCTGGCATCATCTTCATCGTCCTGCAGAAGGTGGAGAAGTCTTTGCTCCGGCAGCAGGTGGAACTGTATCGCCTTCTCAGCAGGAACACCTACTTGGAGTGGGAGGACAGTGCCCTGGGGCGGCATATCTTCTGGAGACGTCTCAGAAAAGCCCTGCTGGATGGGAAACCGTGGAATCCAGAAGTGGCTGCAGATGCCGGGGGCAACCAGCCTGAGGCAGCCGCTTCcacctga